A genomic window from Rhizobium sp. 007 includes:
- a CDS encoding lytic murein transglycosylase yields the protein MTQNRKYSLRGLALALMVTASAGLAPDSAAADQRFQKWIADFYQTAAQNGISKATYRKAFAGVTEPDPTVLEKATFQPEFTTKIWDYVDSRVNPYTAEIGRKMATKHASTLTAIERHFGVDKNIILAIWSMESNYGAVLTKDDRLHYVPRALATLAYADDRRSKYAKKQLVAALKILQNGDISADGMTGSWAGAMGHTQFIPTSYLLYAVDADRNGHRDIWNSVPDALATSANLLAKNGWDTGRTWGYEVSVPASLAKQVGKTHTIAQWAAMGVTRPNGKGFRDGSTRAVLKMPAGAGGPGFLMTANFFTIKKYNASDSYALAVGLLADEIAGYGGMKQRWPRPEGTLDMKEKFELQNRLKTLGYYNGEVDGNFGSGSKAAISAVQERLGMQADGKPSLPLLNALRR from the coding sequence ATGACCCAGAACCGCAAATACTCCCTTCGTGGTCTTGCTCTCGCCCTCATGGTGACCGCTTCCGCAGGTCTGGCTCCCGATAGCGCGGCGGCCGACCAGCGGTTCCAGAAGTGGATCGCGGACTTTTATCAAACTGCCGCGCAAAATGGCATCAGCAAGGCAACCTATCGGAAAGCTTTCGCAGGCGTGACCGAACCGGACCCGACAGTCCTTGAAAAGGCGACCTTTCAGCCGGAATTCACGACCAAGATTTGGGACTATGTGGACTCCCGCGTCAACCCCTACACAGCCGAGATTGGCCGCAAAATGGCCACAAAGCATGCGTCGACGCTGACGGCGATCGAACGGCATTTCGGCGTCGACAAGAACATCATACTGGCGATCTGGTCGATGGAATCGAACTACGGCGCAGTCCTCACAAAGGACGACCGGCTGCACTATGTGCCACGCGCGCTTGCAACCCTTGCCTACGCGGACGACCGCCGCTCCAAATATGCCAAGAAGCAGCTCGTCGCTGCGCTGAAGATCCTGCAGAACGGTGATATCTCTGCCGATGGCATGACGGGATCCTGGGCAGGCGCCATGGGCCATACGCAGTTCATCCCGACGAGCTATCTGCTCTATGCCGTCGATGCCGACCGCAATGGTCATCGCGACATCTGGAATTCCGTGCCGGATGCACTTGCGACCTCGGCCAACCTTCTCGCAAAGAACGGCTGGGACACCGGCAGGACCTGGGGCTACGAAGTCTCGGTTCCGGCGAGCCTCGCAAAGCAGGTAGGCAAGACACATACGATCGCGCAATGGGCAGCGATGGGCGTCACCCGCCCCAACGGCAAGGGTTTTCGAGACGGCTCAACAAGGGCCGTGCTGAAGATGCCGGCTGGCGCCGGCGGTCCCGGCTTCCTGATGACCGCGAACTTTTTCACGATCAAGAAATACAACGCTTCCGACAGCTATGCGCTCGCCGTTGGCCTGCTTGCCGATGAAATTGCCGGTTATGGTGGCATGAAACAGCGCTGGCCGCGCCCGGAGGGCACGCTCGACATGAAGGAAAAATTCGAGCTGCAAAATCGCTTGAAGACGCTCGGCTATTACAACGGCGAGGTCGACGGCAATTTCGGTTCAGGTTCGAAAGCCGCAATTTCGGCGGTTCAAGAACGCCTCGGCATGCAGGCCGATGGCAAACCCTCGCTCCCGCTCCTGAATGCGCTCCGGCGCTAG